The genomic segment aCTATTATTTCAgatgaaggaaagaaaaaattgtttcatAATATTAAAGCATAGCAGTGGATTGGAGGTGCAATCCTCTTACTAAATCTGGTGGAAGAAGGATTCAGGGGAACTCTACTTTACAAGACGTCCTCATTTCCTCTGTGATTCATTTGTTATTGGACACATCATGGTGATGGTGTGGTTAATAATGCCTGCACCAAGGAAACGATACAAAGGAAACTTCCAACATGTACTGTAAAAGAAGTAAGTGGCCCAATCAAACACTACCTTTCCCACAAAAACATACACCAACTTCAATTCTCAATCTTCCCATCCCCACTTTTACCCTTCAAATATTCTTCATCTTAGCCTGTCACCATCAGTAGTACATCACCATTTCCCCTGTCTTGCTGTCATCAAACATAAAGTTGTTGCAACTACTTGTGCTCATTAGCTCTTTAATTTCTTCTAAACCATACTCTAATGGACTTTCTCCCCATAATCTACTTTCTTCACCTGTCCATCCACTAGTCCTACCACCATTGGAGGACACCAACTTTTGGGTATCTTCCACCCCACTAGAGAGGTAACTGAGACCACCAATTTGGTCACCAAAACCTCCAACACCAACATCTCCAACTTCTGCTCCTTTCACATGATTCATCTGATTATTGTTGTTGCAGCTTCCATCTGAAGAAGAGCTGCAACTTGTTTCAAGCATAAACCCACAATTAACTTGGTAAAGGCTCTCAAAAGTAGAACAAGAGTTTCCACTAAGAAGACTTTCATATGAAATGGTGTCAGGGCTTGTGAAAGGCCCATGGGGTTGATGGTTTGAGCTGTGATTTCTTTTTAGTGAtaatgaagatgaggaggatgTAGAGGGTGTTGAGTTTTGAAGCATGGATGAGAGGGTAACTTGGTGAGGTTTCTTCAGTGCTGAAGGGTTCATTATTCccatcatttttttcttaagctTGGTGTTCCAGTAGTTCTTGATATCATTGTCAGTCCTCCCTGGCAACTGAGATGCTATTATGGACCACCTGCACTTCTCACAATGAGTCCCCAAAAAAGAAACATGTAGCAGATCTAAAAGTACAAGCAATCAATTCAATATCATGTCTACTTTGACAATTTAAGTCCCAAGATGTGAAACCAAACTCTGATACATGATCTTTCATCATTTAGTCTATGAAGTATATCCAAGGTTGGTAAGAAAAACACTTGAtattaagtgaaagaaaaagaataccTACCTGCTTCCAATGCTACCAAAGAGAGTGCAGATTATTCTATCTTCATCTTCAGAAAACTCCCCATGCTTAAGGTTTGGCCTCAGATAATTAAGCCATCTCAGTCTGCAACTTTTGCCACATCTTTTCAAACCTGTTTGAGACAAATCATCATACACCATCGGGAACACaagttagaagaaaaaattgaacttGCAACAACCCTGTATgtcaacatatattataattaattactcCAATCAAAGGTTTAAACTGTGATCACACATGGGATTTCAATGTGTTCTTTGATATTACTGAAAATTATGGACAAATGTGAGCAACAGACACTCCAAAAACCTTAATGTTTTGTCGGAATACCAGACCATTTCGAAACCTTAGGCCTAATCTCTCCAAACTTCATAGTtttcaaactaaaaaataaacttgAGAATAAGGGGGCAAAGGGCTGAAAGAAAATCTTACCAGCTTTATGTGGGAGGGAAATCCAGTTTCCACCTGTACCATGTTTCTCTATGAAATCTCTTAGCTTTTCATCATCCTCAGGACTCCATGGCCCTTTCTTTACATTGGCCTTGTCACAACAAGGAGCTCTTCccatctctctctctttttctctcctcACACACTCACACTTAGGAGGGTGGATTGGACACAATTTTGTTCAGAGAAGAAATTTATACAGCTTGAGTCAACGGAGGAACAGGGTCGATTGATCAAACTCTCACCACTATCAAACTTCTAAACTCGTTTATAATTGAGTGACAGAAGTTTCCATCACTATATATTGGACCCTCTTGCAAAGTTTAAATTGGTCACTGCTATCACAATTTGTATATAAAGTAGAAAGTCTGCCCCCCGAGTTGTGTATAGAATAATTCAtagaaatcaattatatattgatGGTCTGCTGCGTATTTTCAAGAGATGGGCCAAGCCTTCCAAAACAAATGTCAACTTGGAAGTCCAATTATAAGCTCTTTCTTCTCATCATCTCAGACTCATGGTGCTTCCAACTCAAAGTATATAACCATGCTTTTGATCAAGCCTCGGTTTGATAAAGTTTATGGTATGAtttcttcaattaattaaaaaaaaaaatcttacaagAGTTATAAATAagtcatgtttttttataaacttaattaaataaatgatcAAGTCCAAACAAACTTAATGATAAAAGTAAGAGTAAATTACAATTGTTCTCtcttaaaatatacttaaattatatttacttcTCTTCTGATTTTAAAATATGCATTTTATTCTTCTAGATGAATGGATATTATATTTGAgtttgctttttttcttttttctttttacaaaaatgagCTTTTAAGAGATTTTCTTCACTTTGCATCTCAATCGTTGACATAATTGACAActaatgtttaatatttaatatgtacATTGTGATTTTAATGcacaaaataaatatagtagATAAGTTTTAAAGTCAACATAAGgggtattttaaattttattccaacgtctaaaagattaaaatcaaatattcgATTTTAAAAAGTAGTAGAAAAGACAAATACATAGTTAGGAAACTCATCTATTTCCACCAATTTTTGGAGagctatttatattaaaataaaaatataaatttttaatcagatacataatttaaaagggtttttaaccaaatttttttatatgtacatacttttttttgtaaatgtataattttgatATGGGTTTAAATCAAACATAACCTACTGAGAACGCAACTTACCAAGTTAAACTCATGGTGAGTTATGTTGACTTGCTAATTTATAAAACAACAAAATGGGTTAGCTTGGTATGTTATGGCTTAACTTTTTGCTGACTCATTAAAAATGGATTGTGTCGGGCTAATCGAACTATATAAAATAGGCTGAAAATGATAATTCATTCCATAATTAGGTGTGTTAACAAGCTAGCTTgtcaatttcttaatttttcttttagaagtCTGGCATTGCTTGATCCAAAGAAACGAAACAAAACATCATACCTATAGCATAACAGAACATCATACCCATATTATAACAAAACAACATGtataaagcaaaaaaaaaaaaagacaagtGGAACGACAACGACGATGACATGCTTTGGTTGCAACGACCATGGCAATGAATGGAGGTGGCTTCAATGACAAATGACATGGTGGTGTTCACTCATTTGACAAGATCCAGGTGGGATTATGGTGGCTCCAACGTGAAACCCTCCTATAGGGAGGAACAATGGTTGACATCAACGACTTTAGGTGGCTTCGATGACATCTCAAGCCGACGACATTCTTATTTACAGGTAGCAAGATCGAAGGTGCTTTGCTAGATGAAGAAACTATATGGAGGAGAGACCCTTGGAGCTAGGAGAAGAGTAAGACACGAAGAAGGAGGCCACAAAGCAACACTCACTCTTGCAATCAGATCTTGCTCTTGTTACTCGATCTGGCTCCACCTCTACTGGTTCATGGTGTGGTGGGTGAACAAAAAAACTCATATGTATACAGGTTGGCGGGCTAGCCAACCTCATCCCACATGTAGCTCCGACGGGTTGACAGGTTATGTGGGTCGAGCTTTTCTAGGTCTGCAAGTTCAAATATCTAACcttgttcattttttttgtttcgttGACAGGCGAGCTCGTGGTGCCTGACCACTTTGCCACCTTTACTAACCTATGACAAAAAAAACACCTTAACCTAGCCAAGCAATAAAccaacacaattaaaaaaacttgGGTGGGAGTATACACGATCCATGAGTTTCAGTGCTCTTCTTCCACTCTCCTTCTTATAAAAACAGAGTTGCACCATTGTTTTAAGGAACTTTTTAGAGAAGTTCTTTTGAGAGATTTAGAGAAAACTTCTTAGACACTTACCTTTGTACTTAGTGAACATTATTAGAGGTTATAGGAGAGGATGATTCTTcaatatattgtattattttcatctagtatGGGGACCTAAATCTTTCTAAGTGTTGAAGCAAATATGTAACCTTTTGAAATATTCTTGTATggatactattttatttatcaaaatatgtGTTTATTACGTGTTTGTGAATTTGTTTATATCTATTATTGGATGAACTAATCACTCATCTTATTTCACTAGCTTGGGATTGAGTAGGAATTGGTTTCAAGTTGTAGTCCAACTAATTCTTCTCCTGCTTTTAGATGCTAGTAATATATCTAAGGCCAAAGCCGATTATAAAGACATGATCTTAATGCAAGTAATTCATTCAAACAATTATTGAGGAATCATGCCGAAGTTTGATAATCTTAAGCTTTAGATACTATGAATGGATCTAGAGTTACATTTAAAGAGAGCTCCCAAGACATGATTAAGtgcatatttataaataatatcttaatcaTTAAAAGATAGGTACAAAATGGTGAATCTAGCTTCAACATGTCTTTAGTATTTGAAGTTACCTTTTTTGCTTAAAATTGTTTTGGTAGTTTGTTACTCTTACAAGTCAACTTTGTTTCTTTGCATCAAACATGTTTTCACACTTCTCGAGCACTTTTTCTAGTGTTTCATTCAAGTTAAACTAGTTTAaagttttgtgtttttttgtcaaaatcatTATGGATACAACACTTGTTGTATTGCAAACTATCTAATATACTTGCTAGAAAAATTGATTGCTTTGGAGTATCAACAACTTCATTTATAAAGCAATGAAATAAGCTAAATACAAGAGGCTTTCAATGTTGTTAAAAAAGGTATTTAATTTGACTatctaatatttgtttattaagttagtaattttgaaatttaaaacaagAAACTAATTCaatctaatatattttgataagtTATTTGCCTTTGTGGAACATCCTTGACGAAAGATGGAGCAAGCAACTTCATATGTCTTGAGAAGTTATTCTTCTTGCGTTTGTCCTGTCCTTGTTCAAGTTTGAAGATGCATTAAATGTTcttcatattattatatatctctTATTTAAGAAACACTATGATATATAACATGATTTATCAAACTAGGTCGCATAgcttttttccaaaataaaataaggtaaAGAATCGTACAAGATTGATAGtctaatattttgtaattttagaaaaattattgataCGAAATATCTTTATCAtgttctttaatatatatttgatgtaaatatatttttgtaagtttttCTAACAAAATATAGAATGAACATGAGATAGTCAAATTCGAACCAACCCATATGGTcccatttttaataatatttcggGTAAAGAAacaaagattatatatatatatatatatctatatatatatatatataataaactttCATAATATGCAACATGTATCATGAAATGTTTTAGATtacttatttctataatttacctaaatgttattttat from the Vigna angularis cultivar LongXiaoDou No.4 chromosome 3, ASM1680809v1, whole genome shotgun sequence genome contains:
- the LOC108325312 gene encoding transcription factor RAX2 gives rise to the protein MGRAPCCDKANVKKGPWSPEDDEKLRDFIEKHGTGGNWISLPHKAGLKRCGKSCRLRWLNYLRPNLKHGEFSEDEDRIICTLFGSIGSRWSIIASQLPGRTDNDIKNYWNTKLKKKMMGIMNPSALKKPHQVTLSSMLQNSTPSTSSSSSLSLKRNHSSNHQPHGPFTSPDTISYESLLSGNSCSTFESLYQVNCGFMLETSCSSSSDGSCNNNNQMNHVKGAEVGDVGVGGFGDQIGGLSYLSSGVEDTQKLVSSNGGRTSGWTGEESRLWGESPLEYGLEEIKELMSTSSCNNFMFDDSKTGEMVMYY